A window of the Kineococcus mangrovi genome harbors these coding sequences:
- a CDS encoding CARDB domain-containing protein — MSWSKAVRVLAAGAVVVGSVAGAGAVSAAPPAPDLVVTAVALPPGTVAGQQVRFGVTIANRGNAPTPAGTISGIGFQVDGRLVTWSDQHTAALQPGQQVTLEAVGGPAGSPTWTATAGRHALRAFVDDAARIRESNERNNTLDTTFTVATGIAHRVQGQSVVASLAPLPAPSLTATSVTGDLFAGCLSTDGVLADGSERLLGTWTVGNDSFASTKWTSGLASVPAGATRVRTGVSFSQVLYAYQGGLPFACAAGSTPQFTRFAASSVRTTRYTATTTGPSRQLASVSTPVDVDLDVQP; from the coding sequence ATGAGCTGGTCGAAGGCTGTCCGCGTGCTGGCGGCGGGTGCGGTCGTGGTGGGGTCGGTCGCCGGGGCGGGTGCCGTCAGCGCGGCCCCACCGGCCCCGGACCTCGTGGTGACGGCGGTGGCCCTGCCGCCGGGGACCGTGGCCGGGCAGCAGGTCCGCTTCGGCGTCACCATCGCCAACCGGGGGAACGCGCCCACCCCGGCGGGCACGATCAGCGGCATCGGGTTCCAGGTGGACGGCCGGCTCGTCACCTGGTCCGACCAGCACACGGCGGCCCTGCAGCCCGGGCAGCAGGTGACGCTGGAGGCCGTCGGCGGCCCGGCCGGTTCGCCGACGTGGACCGCGACCGCCGGCCGGCACGCGTTGCGGGCGTTCGTGGACGACGCCGCCCGCATCCGGGAGTCGAACGAGCGGAACAACACCCTGGACACCACGTTCACCGTGGCGACGGGCATCGCGCACCGCGTGCAGGGGCAGAGCGTCGTGGCCTCCTTGGCGCCCCTGCCCGCCCCGTCCCTGACGGCCACCTCGGTGACCGGGGACCTCTTCGCGGGTTGCCTGTCCACCGACGGCGTCCTCGCCGACGGGAGCGAACGCCTCCTGGGGACGTGGACGGTGGGCAACGACTCCTTCGCGAGCACCAAGTGGACGAGCGGCCTCGCGTCCGTGCCGGCGGGGGCGACGCGGGTGCGTACGGGGGTCAGCTTCTCCCAGGTGCTCTACGCCTACCAGGGGGGTCTGCCGTTCGCCTGCGCCGCGGGGTCGACGCCGCAGTTCACGCGGTTCGCCGCGTCCTCGGTCCGCACGACGCGGTACACCGCGACGACCACCGGACCGAGCCGCCAGCTGGCCTCGGTGAGCACCCCCGTCGACGTCGACCTCGACGTCCAGCCCTGA
- a CDS encoding glycerol-3-phosphate dehydrogenase/oxidase: protein MAEGELDVLVIGGGVVGTGAALDAVTRGLRTAMVEARDWASGTSSRSSKLVHGGLRYLEMLDFALVHEALSERGLLRNKLAPHLVKPVPFLYPLSKRFAERPYVGSGIALYDGMALSSGNNKGFPLHRHLTRKGVQKEAPGIRKDAMVGAIQYYDGQVDDARHTMTIARTAATYGALIANRTRVKEFVREGERVVGAVLVDLESGREIRVRTKQVINATGVWTDETQELVNARGQFKVRASKGIHLVVPRDRIQSKTGLILRTEKSVLFIIPWGRHWIIGTTDTDWTMDKAHPAATSADIDYVLEHANSVLKSPLTREDVEGVYAGLRPLLSGESESTSKLSREHVVGHPVPGLVVVAGGKYTTYRVMAKDAVDVAVEGLDGRVPPSTTENVPMVGAEGYHAMWNQRNTLAARAGIHVDHVEHLLNRYGSAVDELLALIAQDPSLGEVLPHADDYLKAEVVYAVTHEGARHLDDVLARRTRISIETYDRGTESAELAAGLMAGPLGWSEEERATEVRTYLERVAAERASQEQPDDASADAVRLQAPEIVPV from the coding sequence ATGGCTGAAGGTGAGCTCGACGTCCTCGTCATCGGTGGCGGGGTCGTCGGGACGGGGGCCGCGCTCGACGCGGTGACGCGCGGTCTGCGGACCGCGATGGTCGAGGCCAGGGACTGGGCCTCCGGCACGTCGAGCCGGTCGAGCAAGCTCGTCCACGGCGGGCTGCGCTACCTGGAGATGCTCGACTTCGCCCTCGTGCACGAGGCGCTGTCCGAGCGCGGCCTGCTGCGCAACAAGCTCGCGCCGCACCTGGTCAAGCCGGTGCCGTTCCTCTACCCGCTGTCCAAGCGGTTCGCCGAGCGCCCCTACGTGGGGTCCGGCATCGCGCTGTACGACGGGATGGCCCTCTCCAGCGGGAACAACAAGGGTTTCCCGCTGCACCGGCACCTGACCCGCAAGGGCGTGCAGAAGGAGGCCCCCGGCATCCGCAAGGACGCCATGGTGGGCGCGATCCAGTACTACGACGGCCAGGTCGACGACGCCCGGCACACCATGACGATCGCCCGCACGGCGGCCACGTACGGCGCGCTCATCGCCAACCGAACGCGCGTGAAGGAGTTCGTGCGCGAGGGCGAGCGCGTCGTCGGGGCGGTGCTCGTGGACCTGGAGTCCGGCCGGGAGATCCGCGTCCGCACCAAGCAGGTCATCAACGCGACCGGTGTGTGGACCGACGAGACCCAGGAACTCGTGAACGCCCGCGGGCAGTTCAAGGTGCGCGCCTCCAAGGGGATCCACCTCGTCGTGCCGCGCGACCGGATCCAGTCCAAGACGGGGCTGATCCTGCGCACCGAGAAGTCCGTCCTGTTCATCATCCCGTGGGGCCGGCACTGGATCATCGGGACGACGGACACCGACTGGACGATGGACAAGGCGCACCCGGCCGCCACGAGCGCCGACATCGACTACGTCCTCGAGCACGCGAACTCCGTCCTGAAGTCCCCGCTGACCCGCGAGGACGTCGAGGGCGTCTACGCCGGGCTCCGGCCGCTGTTGTCGGGGGAGTCGGAGTCGACCTCGAAGTTGTCCCGCGAGCACGTCGTCGGGCACCCGGTCCCGGGCCTGGTCGTCGTGGCGGGCGGGAAGTACACGACCTACCGCGTCATGGCCAAGGACGCCGTCGACGTCGCCGTCGAGGGTCTGGACGGCAGGGTTCCGCCCTCGACCACGGAGAACGTGCCGATGGTCGGGGCCGAGGGGTACCACGCGATGTGGAACCAGCGGAACACCCTCGCCGCGCGCGCCGGGATCCACGTCGACCACGTCGAGCACCTGCTCAACCGGTACGGCTCGGCGGTCGACGAGCTGCTCGCCCTCATCGCGCAGGACCCGTCCCTGGGGGAGGTGCTGCCGCACGCCGACGACTACCTGAAGGCCGAGGTCGTCTACGCGGTCACGCACGAGGGGGCCCGCCACCTCGACGACGTCCTCGCCCGCCGGACCCGCATCTCCATCGAGACCTACGACCGGGGCACGGAGTCGGCCGAACTGGCCGCGGGCCTCATGGCCGGGCCGCTGGGCTGGAGCGAGGAGGAACGCGCGACGGAGGTCAGGACGTACCTCGAGCGGGTCGCCGCCGAGCGCGCCTCCCAGGAGCAGCCCGACGACGCCTCCGCCGACGCGGTGCGGTTGCAGGCCCCGGAGATCGTCCCCGTCTGA
- the glpK gene encoding glycerol kinase GlpK produces MAETTGPQYVGAVDQGTTSSRFMVFDHGGNEVAKYQLEHTQIMPKPGWVEHDPIEIWERTSSVIQSGLRQANLTAKDLAALGITNQRETAVVWNRKTGRPYYNAIVWQDTRTDRIASALDRDERGQKIRQKAGLPPATYFSGGKVQWILENVDGVREAAEAGDAIFGNTDSWLIWNLTGGTRGGVHVTDVTNASRTMLMDLETLQWDDELLEIFGIPRSMLPEIKPSSYTEGYGTTLETGPLGGEVKLTGIVGDQQAAMVGQVCFDPGMAKNTYGTGNFMLLNTGEELVRSAAGLLTTVCYQFNDEKPVYALEGSIAVTGSAVQWLRDQLGIISGAGESESLARQVQDSGGCYFVPAFSGLFAPYWRSDARGAIVGLSRYNTNAHIARATLESICYQSRDVTEAMSSDSGVAVEVLKVDGGITANQLCMQLQADILGVPVSKPVVAETTALGAAYAAGLAVGFWKNLDELRENWNEGARWEPTWDEQQRADGYGGWKKAVERTLNWVDVD; encoded by the coding sequence ATGGCAGAGACCACCGGACCCCAGTACGTCGGCGCGGTCGACCAGGGCACCACGTCCAGCCGCTTCATGGTCTTCGACCACGGTGGCAACGAGGTCGCCAAGTACCAGCTCGAGCACACCCAGATCATGCCCAAGCCGGGCTGGGTGGAGCACGACCCGATCGAGATCTGGGAACGCACCAGCTCGGTCATCCAGAGCGGGCTGCGCCAGGCGAACCTGACGGCCAAGGACCTCGCCGCGCTGGGCATCACCAACCAGCGCGAGACGGCCGTGGTGTGGAACAGGAAGACCGGCCGCCCGTACTACAACGCGATCGTCTGGCAGGACACCCGCACCGACCGCATCGCCTCGGCGCTCGACCGCGACGAGCGCGGCCAGAAGATCCGGCAGAAGGCCGGTCTGCCCCCGGCCACCTACTTCTCCGGCGGCAAGGTCCAGTGGATCCTGGAGAACGTCGACGGCGTGCGCGAGGCCGCCGAGGCCGGTGACGCGATCTTCGGCAACACCGACTCCTGGCTCATCTGGAACCTCACCGGCGGCACCCGCGGCGGCGTCCACGTCACCGACGTCACCAACGCCAGCCGCACGATGCTCATGGACCTCGAGACCCTGCAGTGGGACGACGAGCTGCTGGAGATCTTCGGCATCCCGCGGTCGATGCTCCCCGAGATCAAGCCCTCCTCGTACACCGAGGGGTACGGCACGACGCTGGAGACCGGCCCGCTCGGCGGCGAGGTCAAGCTGACGGGGATCGTCGGCGACCAGCAGGCCGCCATGGTCGGCCAGGTCTGCTTCGACCCCGGCATGGCCAAGAACACCTACGGCACCGGCAACTTCATGCTGCTGAACACCGGCGAGGAACTGGTCCGCTCCGCGGCGGGCCTGCTGACCACGGTCTGCTACCAGTTCAACGACGAGAAGCCGGTGTACGCCCTGGAGGGCTCGATCGCCGTCACCGGCTCGGCCGTGCAGTGGCTGCGCGACCAGCTCGGCATCATCTCCGGTGCGGGGGAGTCGGAGTCCCTGGCCCGCCAGGTGCAGGACTCCGGCGGGTGCTACTTCGTGCCGGCGTTCTCGGGCCTGTTCGCCCCCTACTGGCGCTCGGACGCCCGCGGCGCGATCGTCGGGCTGTCGCGCTACAACACCAACGCGCACATCGCCCGGGCGACCCTGGAGTCGATCTGCTACCAGAGCCGCGACGTCACCGAGGCCATGTCGTCCGACTCCGGCGTGGCCGTGGAGGTCCTCAAGGTCGACGGCGGCATCACCGCCAACCAGCTGTGCATGCAGCTGCAGGCCGACATCCTCGGTGTCCCCGTCTCCAAGCCCGTCGTCGCCGAGACGACGGCCCTCGGTGCGGCCTACGCCGCGGGTCTGGCCGTGGGGTTCTGGAAGAACCTCGACGAGCTGCGCGAGAACTGGAACGAGGGTGCCCGCTGGGAACCCACCTGGGACGAGCAGCAGCGCGCCGACGGCTACGGCGGCTGGAAGAAGGCCGTCGAGCGGACGTTGAACTGGGTGGACGTCGACTGA
- a CDS encoding MIP/aquaporin family protein, with product MSHSSSSAEAVPGRAVPKTPTLTGELLAEFAGTAILILFGVGVVAQVVAGQNGGDDSIHWAWGLGVTFGVYVAGRTSGAHLNPAVTIALAAFQGFSWKKVLPYSVAQFLGAFVAALVVRWVYAGPIDALDPGHTYDSQGIFSTLPGANVTVGGAFLDQVVGTAILVFLIFAVTQVKATPPGANLAPFIIGLIVVGIGFAWGSNAGYAINPARDFGPRLASFVTGYSTAMREPGGAFYFWVPIVAPVIGGLIGGGLYKVLVERHLPDEAAPEPEGRTHIDD from the coding sequence ATGTCCCACAGCAGTTCCTCGGCCGAGGCAGTTCCCGGCCGCGCCGTGCCCAAGACACCGACGCTCACCGGCGAGCTGCTCGCCGAGTTCGCCGGCACGGCCATCCTCATCCTCTTCGGCGTGGGCGTGGTCGCCCAGGTCGTGGCGGGCCAGAACGGCGGCGACGACTCGATCCACTGGGCCTGGGGCCTGGGGGTGACGTTCGGCGTCTACGTCGCCGGACGCACCAGCGGTGCCCACCTCAACCCCGCGGTCACCATCGCGCTCGCGGCCTTCCAGGGGTTCTCCTGGAAGAAGGTGCTCCCCTACAGCGTCGCGCAGTTCCTCGGCGCCTTCGTGGCGGCGCTCGTCGTCCGCTGGGTCTACGCCGGTCCCATCGACGCCCTCGACCCCGGCCACACCTACGACTCGCAGGGCATCTTCTCGACGCTGCCCGGGGCGAACGTCACCGTCGGGGGGGCGTTCCTCGACCAGGTCGTCGGCACCGCCATCCTGGTCTTCCTCATCTTCGCGGTGACGCAGGTCAAGGCCACGCCCCCCGGCGCCAACCTCGCCCCGTTCATCATCGGCCTCATCGTCGTCGGCATCGGCTTCGCCTGGGGCAGCAACGCCGGTTACGCCATCAACCCCGCGCGCGACTTCGGCCCGCGCCTGGCATCGTTCGTCACGGGGTACTCCACCGCGATGCGCGAACCCGGTGGGGCCTTCTACTTCTGGGTGCCCATCGTGGCGCCCGTCATCGGCGGTCTGATCGGCGGTGGCCTCTACAAGGTGCTGGTCGAACGGCACCTGCCCGACGAGGCCGCCCCCGAACCCGAGGGTCGCACCCACATCGACGACTGA
- a CDS encoding EAL domain-containing protein: MTTLDSRPDLRVDPLEDPLEHVLRHGLLRAALQPVHDVVTGRPVAVEALLRGPAGAALTSPAHLFRAAAAAGRTGELDRAAADTALAAVAGAARTLFLNTSLEGFTSRPDLPEGLEVVVDVSARTLLDAPGAGARLLRRVRDLGLRVALDDLGAEPGASALLPLVRPEIVKLDLRLLARRPAEEVAALTGAVGAYAARTGALVLAESVEDAEDHRTALALGADLVQGWGVAHPARPEDLPAPPGPLPLPAPAPGAPTALAWRAAPTRAVPAEVAEAALTHLRLRVRRRQGPVALVSLGGQSARRAAADLGRVAVRGHLDLDGHGLAVLGPDTACVVLARPGRAPGERELLLAHDPDLVADLVTDVLATERTPAPQVAAPSPQRSTLTDVVGQALEADRATGTGTGLLLVGVDGICRAGGREAVVRRMRRAVRSVDRWIPLGPDLFAVLLTGLPRAGSEGVVERVADALLLAVELAVNDHPAVSVSIGASLAPARAVTAAEAHRQAAAALESARGAGGHCARIWPV, from the coding sequence ATGACGACGCTGGACTCCCGGCCGGACCTGCGCGTGGACCCCCTCGAGGACCCCCTCGAGCACGTCCTGCGCCACGGCCTGCTGCGCGCCGCGCTGCAACCGGTCCACGACGTCGTCACCGGACGGCCCGTGGCGGTGGAGGCCCTCCTGCGCGGTCCGGCCGGTGCCGCGCTCACCTCCCCCGCCCACCTGTTCCGGGCCGCCGCGGCGGCCGGGCGGACCGGCGAGCTCGACCGCGCGGCGGCGGACACCGCCCTGGCGGCGGTCGCGGGCGCGGCGCGCACGCTCTTCCTCAACACCTCGCTGGAGGGCTTCACCTCCCGCCCGGACCTGCCCGAGGGCCTGGAGGTCGTCGTCGACGTGTCGGCCCGCACGCTGCTGGACGCCCCGGGGGCCGGTGCCCGGCTGCTGCGCCGGGTGCGCGACCTCGGGCTGCGGGTGGCCCTGGACGACCTCGGTGCCGAGCCCGGCGCGAGCGCGCTGCTGCCCCTCGTCCGTCCCGAGATCGTCAAGCTCGACCTGCGCCTGCTGGCCCGCCGCCCCGCCGAGGAGGTCGCGGCGCTGACCGGCGCGGTCGGCGCGTACGCGGCGCGCACCGGGGCCCTCGTCCTGGCCGAGTCGGTCGAGGACGCCGAGGACCACCGGACCGCCCTCGCCCTGGGCGCCGACCTCGTGCAGGGGTGGGGGGTCGCGCACCCCGCCCGTCCCGAGGACCTCCCGGCGCCCCCCGGCCCTCTCCCCCTGCCGGCGCCCGCCCCGGGAGCACCGACCGCGCTCGCGTGGCGCGCGGCCCCCACCCGGGCGGTGCCGGCCGAGGTGGCCGAGGCGGCCCTGACGCACCTGCGGCTGCGGGTCCGCCGCCGTCAGGGCCCCGTCGCGCTGGTCTCGCTGGGCGGGCAGAGCGCCCGGCGCGCGGCCGCCGACCTCGGCCGGGTCGCCGTCCGGGGCCACCTCGACCTCGACGGCCACGGGCTGGCCGTCCTGGGCCCCGACACGGCCTGCGTCGTGCTCGCCCGTCCCGGCCGCGCGCCCGGCGAGCGCGAGCTGCTCCTCGCGCACGACCCCGACCTCGTCGCCGACCTCGTCACCGACGTGCTGGCCACCGAGCGGACGCCGGCCCCGCAGGTCGCCGCCCCGTCGCCGCAGCGCTCCACGCTGACCGACGTCGTCGGGCAGGCGCTGGAGGCCGACCGCGCGACGGGCACCGGGACGGGACTGCTCCTGGTCGGCGTCGACGGGATCTGCCGCGCCGGGGGCCGGGAGGCCGTCGTGCGGCGCATGCGCCGCGCGGTGCGCTCGGTCGACCGCTGGATCCCGCTGGGGCCGGACCTCTTCGCGGTCCTGCTGACCGGCCTGCCCCGGGCCGGCAGCGAGGGGGTGGTCGAGCGCGTGGCCGACGCCCTGCTGCTGGCCGTCGAGCTGGCCGTCAACGACCACCCGGCCGTGTCGGTGAGCATCGGGGCGAGCCTGGCCCCGGCCCGGGCCGTGACCGCGGCCGAGGCGCACCGGCAGGCCGCGGCCGCCCTGGAATCGGCACGCGGTGCCGGAGGTCACTGCGCACGCATCTGGCCCGTCTGA
- a CDS encoding MFS transporter codes for MSGYVALLREPLVARPFVASVVARIPIATAPLGLVLLVRTARDNYTLAGIVTGLFAVGLAIGSPLWGRAMDRVGQPRVLVPAASVSGLFLLLLTAATVWTAVPVLVLPPLALLAGGFFPPLSPAMRSTWRVVVTNERARRRGYALDAAAVETIFVGGPLLLSVLLLLGITPLPLVVTVVLLVGGTLVYARSPGARRVLPQPPGAHGHGAGTALLHSPGFALLLVVIAVMSVGFGILDVSMAGLAEHLLGSADRLGVLFAPIAGGSAVGGLLYGSRDWRSHDRRRLLVTLTVFGSLLFTVAFAAGEGIPFPVLLVVLFLTGLFISPNLIAAQGLVDALAPGHRLGEAQAWLSTAITAGAAVGNAVAGVLLDVAGARTSLGVAAAAVLTAAAVCLLAQRTWSAHQRDPVAVH; via the coding sequence ATGTCGGGGTACGTCGCGCTGCTGCGCGAACCGTTGGTGGCACGACCGTTCGTCGCGTCGGTGGTGGCGCGCATCCCCATCGCGACGGCCCCGCTGGGGCTCGTCCTGCTCGTGCGCACGGCACGGGACAACTACACGCTGGCCGGGATCGTCACGGGCCTGTTCGCCGTCGGCCTCGCCATCGGATCCCCCCTGTGGGGGCGGGCCATGGACCGGGTCGGCCAACCGCGCGTGCTCGTCCCCGCGGCGAGCGTGTCCGGGCTGTTCCTCCTGCTGCTCACCGCTGCGACGGTCTGGACGGCCGTCCCCGTCCTCGTCCTGCCCCCCCTGGCCCTGCTCGCCGGGGGCTTCTTCCCCCCGCTCAGCCCGGCGATGCGCTCGACGTGGCGCGTCGTCGTCACGAACGAGCGCGCCCGCCGGCGCGGGTACGCCCTCGACGCCGCCGCCGTCGAGACGATCTTCGTCGGCGGTCCGCTGCTGCTCAGCGTGCTGCTGCTGCTGGGGATCACCCCGCTGCCGCTGGTCGTCACGGTGGTCCTGCTCGTGGGCGGCACCCTCGTGTACGCGCGCTCCCCCGGGGCCCGCCGCGTCCTGCCGCAACCGCCGGGGGCGCACGGGCACGGCGCCGGGACGGCCCTGCTGCACAGCCCCGGTTTCGCGCTGCTGCTGGTCGTCATCGCGGTGATGAGCGTGGGCTTCGGGATCCTGGACGTCTCGATGGCCGGGCTCGCCGAGCACCTGCTGGGCTCGGCGGACCGGCTCGGCGTCCTGTTCGCCCCCATCGCCGGCGGCTCGGCCGTGGGCGGGTTGCTGTACGGCAGCCGCGACTGGCGCAGCCACGACCGCCGGCGGCTGCTCGTCACGCTGACCGTGTTCGGGAGCCTGCTGTTCACGGTGGCCTTCGCCGCGGGCGAGGGGATCCCGTTCCCGGTGCTGCTCGTGGTGCTCTTCCTCACCGGGCTGTTCATCTCGCCCAACCTCATCGCGGCGCAGGGCCTCGTCGACGCGCTCGCCCCCGGCCACCGCCTCGGGGAGGCCCAGGCGTGGCTGTCGACGGCCATCACCGCCGGGGCCGCGGTCGGCAACGCCGTCGCCGGCGTCCTGCTCGACGTCGCGGGGGCGCGCACGTCCCTCGGCGTGGCCGCCGCGGCCGTGCTCACCGCCGCCGCCGTCTGCCTGCTGGCGCAGCGGACCTGGTCGGCCCACCAGCGCGACCCCGTGGCCGTTCACTAG
- a CDS encoding SDR family NAD(P)-dependent oxidoreductase, with product MSSSPSPRPTALVTGATAGLGAAYARSLARRGHDLVVVARDVDRLEATAGDLRAAFGVEVEVLAADLSDRAALQRVADRVGSTEAPVDVLVNNAGFGLRQRFVDGVPADHERMFDVLCRAVMVLSRAATGAMVPRGRGRVLNVGSVAGLVPGGGHYSAAKAYVIVLTETLAGELRGTGVSATVVEPGYVRTEFHARSGMSSGGSSSLSSRIWLDIDDVVDASLDDLFAGRPVSVPTKRWKAVSAVLDVVPRRVVSSVWNRVPSGAKRRHPSTQP from the coding sequence GTGAGCAGCAGCCCGTCGCCCCGTCCCACCGCCCTCGTCACGGGCGCCACCGCCGGCCTCGGGGCGGCCTACGCGCGTTCCCTGGCCCGCCGCGGGCACGACCTCGTCGTCGTCGCCCGGGACGTCGACCGGCTGGAGGCGACGGCGGGCGACCTGCGGGCCGCGTTCGGGGTCGAGGTCGAGGTGCTGGCCGCGGACCTGTCCGACCGCGCGGCGCTGCAGCGCGTCGCCGACCGCGTCGGCTCCACCGAGGCGCCCGTGGACGTCCTCGTCAACAACGCGGGCTTCGGTCTGCGGCAGCGGTTCGTCGACGGGGTGCCGGCCGACCACGAGCGCATGTTCGACGTGCTGTGCCGGGCCGTCATGGTGCTGTCGCGGGCGGCGACGGGGGCGATGGTGCCGCGCGGTCGCGGTCGGGTCCTCAACGTGGGTTCGGTCGCCGGGCTGGTCCCGGGGGGCGGGCACTACTCGGCGGCGAAGGCGTACGTCATCGTCTTGACCGAGACGTTGGCCGGGGAGCTGCGCGGCACGGGCGTGAGCGCGACGGTCGTCGAGCCGGGGTACGTGCGCACCGAGTTCCACGCCCGGTCGGGCATGTCCTCGGGCGGGTCCTCCTCGCTGTCGAGCCGGATCTGGCTGGACATCGACGACGTGGTGGACGCCTCGCTGGACGACCTGTTCGCCGGGCGGCCGGTGAGCGTGCCGACGAAGCGGTGGAAGGCCGTCTCGGCCGTGCTCGATGTGGTCCCGCGGCGCGTGGTGAGCTCGGTCTGGAACCGGGTCCCGTCGGGGGCCAAGCGCCGGCACCCCTCGACGCAGCCCTGA
- a CDS encoding ATP-binding SpoIIE family protein phosphatase, with translation MNAAVPAPDPAVVPDVLGDETDRLAALRDYVDVSADPPAELQAVVRLATRLTGLPNAVVNIVDERYQRQLAAEGFDRGVCAREDSMCYYALGTGGLVHTTDARQDARWAAHPWVDGTLGRIRTYAAAPLLTPDHQALGTLCVFDDTRPRPLTATQRADLADLATLVVSLFDRERRARLVAQHAEELRLARAAAETARALQEALLPHALPAGERVRVTSRYLPGTDGAEVGGDFFDAIRTDTSFVLVMGDVQGHNSAAAALMGRVRTAVRAYVSEGHDPSAVLERTNRLMQSFDGDLFATCCLLALDERTGDVSVASAGHPAPVAFAPGAVRSLDVDPGPPLGVQPEAAYPQTRHRLETAGRLLLHTDGVVEWPGAGGPSTRAATAAGEEALHRALADGAGDDAGTLADRLLAPVRGSGHDDAALLVVDYDGPAPGTRENRLLLPADTRAVGAARDWLRSTLDAWELTSAADEAELVISELVTNAVLHTGSPTAVTLRHEVSDRLLSVGVEDSSTQHPQPRESDDDATGGRGMHIVQLLAQRWWVAPRGDGKTVWADLLVA, from the coding sequence GTGAACGCCGCTGTCCCCGCCCCCGACCCCGCGGTGGTCCCCGACGTCCTGGGCGACGAGACGGACCGCCTCGCCGCTCTGCGGGACTACGTCGACGTCTCCGCCGACCCGCCCGCCGAGCTGCAGGCCGTCGTCCGCCTCGCCACCCGCCTCACGGGCCTGCCCAACGCCGTCGTCAACATCGTCGACGAGCGCTACCAGCGCCAGCTCGCCGCCGAGGGCTTCGACCGCGGCGTCTGCGCGCGCGAGGACTCCATGTGCTACTACGCGCTCGGCACGGGGGGCCTCGTGCACACGACCGACGCCCGGCAGGACGCCCGCTGGGCCGCCCACCCGTGGGTCGACGGCACCCTGGGGCGCATCCGCACCTACGCCGCCGCCCCGCTGCTGACCCCCGACCACCAGGCCCTCGGCACCCTGTGCGTCTTCGACGACACCCGGCCCCGGCCGCTGACCGCGACGCAGCGGGCCGACCTCGCCGACCTCGCCACGCTCGTCGTCTCCCTGTTCGACCGCGAGCGCCGCGCGCGCCTCGTGGCCCAGCACGCCGAGGAGCTCCGCCTGGCCCGCGCCGCGGCCGAGACGGCCCGGGCCCTGCAGGAGGCGCTGCTGCCGCACGCGCTGCCGGCCGGGGAGCGCGTGCGCGTGACCTCGCGCTACCTGCCCGGCACCGACGGGGCGGAGGTCGGCGGGGACTTCTTCGACGCCATCCGCACCGACACGTCCTTCGTCCTGGTCATGGGCGACGTGCAGGGCCACAACTCGGCCGCGGCCGCGCTCATGGGGCGCGTGCGGACCGCCGTGCGGGCCTACGTCAGCGAGGGCCACGACCCGTCGGCCGTCCTGGAGCGCACCAACCGCCTCATGCAGTCCTTCGACGGGGACCTGTTCGCCACGTGCTGCCTGCTCGCCCTGGACGAGCGCACCGGTGACGTCTCGGTCGCCAGCGCGGGGCACCCCGCACCCGTCGCGTTCGCCCCGGGTGCCGTCCGCAGCCTGGACGTGGACCCCGGTCCCCCGCTGGGGGTGCAACCGGAGGCGGCGTACCCGCAGACCCGGCACCGCCTGGAGACGGCCGGCCGCCTCCTGCTGCACACCGACGGGGTCGTGGAGTGGCCCGGTGCGGGCGGGCCGAGCACCCGCGCGGCGACGGCCGCGGGCGAGGAGGCCCTGCACCGCGCCCTGGCCGACGGCGCCGGGGACGACGCGGGGACGCTCGCCGACCGGCTGCTGGCCCCCGTGCGCGGGAGCGGGCACGACGACGCCGCCCTGCTGGTGGTCGACTACGACGGGCCCGCTCCCGGGACGCGGGAGAACCGGCTGCTGCTGCCGGCCGACACGCGGGCGGTGGGGGCCGCGCGGGACTGGCTGCGTTCGACCCTGGACGCGTGGGAGCTGACCTCGGCCGCCGACGAGGCCGAGCTCGTGATCAGCGAACTCGTGACGAACGCGGTGCTGCACACCGGGTCCCCGACCGCCGTGACGCTGCGGCACGAGGTGTCCGACCGGTTGCTGAGCGTGGGGGTGGAGGACTCCTCGACCCAGCACCCGCAGCCGCGCGAGAGCGACGACGACGCCACGGGGGGCCGCGGCATGCACATCGTGCAGCTGCTGGCCCAGCGCTGGTGGGTGGCGCCGCGCGGGGACGGCAAGACCGTGTGGGCGGACCTGCTGGTCGCCTGA
- a CDS encoding PAS domain-containing protein produces the protein MTGSSDQGGRSLRARRVLAVLRDLWGDEPPPGPDPELAWLVDALAVDDAHGREDGLVVHGDGVALSSLADWLGAPRFAEEHTGAWQFDTASGRVLLDEEGSRVLGVGREAVGGERLMLDVHPVDRANVERVFERAAAAGTAFRVTYRGRSPLGEWLWRTSTGRRVSVGPEGAVLVGFTTVHEPAPGLDRSRG, from the coding sequence GTGACGGGATCTTCCGACCAGGGGGGACGCTCCCTGCGCGCCCGGCGGGTGCTCGCGGTCCTGCGGGACCTGTGGGGCGACGAACCGCCGCCGGGGCCGGACCCGGAGCTGGCCTGGCTCGTGGACGCCCTGGCGGTCGACGACGCCCACGGCCGCGAGGACGGCCTCGTGGTGCACGGTGACGGCGTCGCGCTGTCGTCGCTGGCCGACTGGCTCGGTGCTCCCCGGTTCGCCGAGGAGCACACCGGCGCCTGGCAGTTCGACACCGCCAGCGGCCGGGTCCTCCTCGACGAGGAGGGCAGCCGCGTCCTGGGCGTGGGCCGGGAGGCGGTGGGGGGCGAACGGCTCATGCTGGACGTCCACCCCGTCGACCGCGCGAACGTCGAACGGGTCTTCGAGCGCGCCGCCGCCGCCGGGACGGCGTTCCGGGTGACCTACCGGGGCCGGTCGCCGCTGGGGGAGTGGCTGTGGCGCACCAGCACCGGGCGCCGGGTCTCGGTCGGGCCCGAGGGTGCCGTGCTGGTCGGGTTCACCACGGTCCACGAGCCCGCGCCCGGCCTCGACCGCAGCCGCGGCTGA